Proteins encoded in a region of the Streptomyces sp. NBC_00258 genome:
- a CDS encoding glycosyltransferase: MHVLVVHNRYASAQPSGENKVVDQEVALLRGAGHRVEVFERRSDDIAARSLLSKAALPLLVPWNPAVRSELAARLRAERPDVVHVHNVFPLLSPAVLAACADAGVPAVATLHNYTQVCPPGTLQRDGRPCTECVGRAPLPAVRHGCYRSSRLATVPLAVSLSVNRRRWWSGVERFFCISAAQRDVLVRSGMPAERLAVKHNFVPEPGTCRTGDGEHLLYLGRLAEAKGVRLLMAAWDELAASGGVGVPLVIAGTGPLEPEVTAWAAGRDDVRYVGLYDTAECREAVARSVAVVAPSTWLEAFGLVVVEAMAAGVPTVAAGHGAFVELVEDGVTGFLHRPGEPASLASCIRRIAAEPARNREMGQAARRRYEQGFSPAVGLERLVEGYRTAIAGRSGGRDTPPPVGTESMGGSK, from the coding sequence ATGCACGTCCTCGTGGTGCACAACCGCTACGCCTCGGCGCAGCCGAGCGGGGAGAACAAGGTCGTCGACCAGGAGGTCGCGCTGCTGCGCGGGGCCGGTCACCGGGTCGAGGTGTTCGAGCGGCGCAGCGACGACATCGCCGCCCGGTCCCTCCTTTCCAAGGCCGCGCTGCCGCTCCTCGTGCCGTGGAACCCGGCGGTCCGCTCGGAGCTCGCGGCCCGGCTTCGCGCGGAGCGACCGGACGTGGTGCACGTCCACAACGTCTTCCCGCTCCTGTCGCCCGCGGTCCTGGCCGCCTGCGCCGACGCCGGTGTGCCCGCCGTCGCCACGCTGCACAACTACACCCAGGTCTGCCCGCCCGGCACGCTGCAACGGGACGGCCGGCCGTGCACCGAGTGCGTCGGGAGGGCGCCGCTGCCCGCCGTCCGGCACGGCTGCTACCGGAGTTCGCGTCTTGCGACGGTGCCGCTCGCGGTCAGTCTGTCGGTCAACCGGCGGCGGTGGTGGTCGGGTGTGGAGCGGTTCTTCTGCATCTCCGCGGCGCAGCGCGACGTCCTGGTGCGGTCCGGCATGCCGGCCGAGCGGCTGGCGGTGAAGCACAACTTCGTGCCGGAGCCGGGCACTTGCCGAACGGGCGACGGCGAGCATCTGCTCTATCTCGGCCGGCTCGCGGAGGCCAAGGGCGTGCGGCTGCTCATGGCCGCGTGGGACGAGCTCGCGGCGAGCGGCGGTGTGGGCGTGCCGCTCGTGATCGCCGGCACGGGGCCGCTGGAGCCGGAGGTGACCGCCTGGGCGGCGGGCCGGGACGACGTGCGGTACGTCGGCCTGTACGACACGGCGGAGTGCCGGGAGGCCGTCGCGCGGTCGGTGGCCGTGGTGGCTCCCTCGACGTGGCTGGAGGCGTTCGGACTGGTGGTCGTGGAGGCGATGGCGGCCGGGGTGCCGACCGTCGCCGCCGGTCACGGCGCCTTCGTCGAACTCGTCGAGGACGGGGTGACCGGCTTCCTTCACCGACCGGGCGAGCCCGCCTCGCTCGCGTCCTGTATACGCCGGATCGCGGCCGAGCCGGCCCGGAACCGGGAGATGGGCCAGGCGGCCCGGCGCCGTTACGAGCAGGGCTTCAGCCCGGCCGTCGGCCTTGAGCGCCTGGTGGAGGGGTACCGCACCGCGATCGCGGGTCGGTCCGGCGGCAGGGACACCCCGCCGCCGGTGGGGACCGAATCAATGGGGGGCAGTAAATGA
- a CDS encoding class I SAM-dependent methyltransferase encodes MTRCRLCGSAALESVVDLGATPPCESFLAADQLDRPEPAFPLHLRVCTDCWLAQIPPLITPEETFSEYAYFSSYSTSWVEHARTFVADAVQRLDLGTDAFVVEVASNDGYLLRHMVDRGIRCLGIEPSVNVGAAARDAGVPTLTEFLDPATGTDVRTEHGPADLVVANNVYAHIPDVVGFTQGLRALVADDGWVSIEVQHLLTLIEENQYDTIYHEHFQYYTVASAARALASGGLSLVDVELLPTHGGSIRLWARPAGVAGEPTRRVADVLAREKAAGLQELSGYTEFSAQVAKVRRDLLRFLIDAAERGETVVGYGAPGKGNTLLNHCGIRPDLLAYTVDRNPYKHGRFTPGTRIPILPPEQIAADEPDYVLVLPWNLRAELVEQLSFVHAWGGRLVFPIPELSIVEVKP; translated from the coding sequence ATGACACGATGCCGACTCTGCGGCTCGGCGGCGCTGGAGAGCGTCGTCGATCTCGGAGCGACCCCGCCGTGCGAGAGTTTTCTCGCCGCGGACCAACTGGACCGGCCGGAGCCGGCGTTCCCGCTGCATCTGCGGGTCTGCACCGACTGCTGGCTCGCGCAGATTCCTCCGCTGATCACGCCGGAGGAGACGTTCAGCGAGTACGCGTACTTCTCCTCCTACTCGACCTCCTGGGTGGAGCACGCGCGTACCTTCGTCGCCGACGCCGTACAACGGCTGGATCTCGGGACGGACGCCTTCGTGGTCGAGGTCGCGAGCAACGACGGGTACCTGCTGAGGCACATGGTGGACCGCGGTATCCGCTGCCTCGGCATCGAGCCGTCGGTGAACGTCGGCGCCGCGGCGCGGGACGCGGGTGTACCCACGCTCACGGAGTTCCTGGACCCGGCCACCGGCACCGACGTCCGCACCGAGCACGGCCCGGCGGACCTGGTCGTGGCCAACAACGTGTACGCGCACATCCCCGACGTGGTCGGGTTCACTCAGGGGCTGCGCGCCCTGGTCGCCGACGACGGCTGGGTCTCCATCGAGGTGCAGCACCTGCTGACCCTGATCGAGGAGAACCAGTACGACACGATCTACCACGAGCACTTCCAGTACTACACGGTCGCGTCCGCGGCCCGGGCGCTGGCGAGCGGCGGACTCTCGCTCGTGGACGTCGAACTGCTGCCCACGCACGGCGGCTCCATCCGGCTGTGGGCCCGGCCGGCCGGGGTGGCCGGCGAGCCGACCCGGCGGGTGGCCGACGTGCTGGCCCGGGAGAAGGCCGCCGGACTGCAGGAGCTGTCCGGGTACACCGAGTTCTCCGCTCAGGTGGCCAAGGTGCGCCGGGACCTGCTGCGGTTCCTCATCGACGCGGCCGAGCGCGGCGAGACGGTCGTCGGCTACGGCGCGCCGGGCAAGGGCAACACCCTGCTCAACCACTGCGGCATCCGGCCCGACCTGCTCGCGTACACGGTCGACCGCAATCCCTACAAGCACGGCAGGTTCACCCCGGGCACCCGCATCCCGATCCTGCCGCCCGAGCAGATAGCCGCCGACGAACCGGACTACGTCCTCGTCCTCCCGTGGAACCTGCGGGCCGAGCTGGTCGAGCAACTGTCCTTCGTGCACGCCTGGGGCGGCCGGCTGGTCTTTCCCATCCCGGAACTGAGCATTGTCGAGGTCAAGCCATGA
- a CDS encoding alginate lyase family protein, which yields MTVNSGSPGWYLRRLSRMGPREVGGRAADAVRRRRWRSEPPNCPSVTGARFTAVLPAGTIAAIPSDAAKRLVAEADRLMDGHAEFFGVARHDLTDPDWWSDPKTGRRAPWGYAFDVPYRNEDAVGDIKQIWEPSRHQYLTQLAAAYAITGNERYAERVAEHLRSWWTANPPLRGVHWISGIELGIRLLSWVWIRRLLDGWPGAAGLFEGNPVALNQIWHHQRWLAAFPSRGSSANNHVVAEAAGQFAAACAFGWFPSSARWGAEALRSLERHLRSNTFPSGLNRELATEYHGLVLELGLAAVAEADAADVPVPATVRLVLLRMTDALAAVVDNRLRPPRQGDADDGHGLVVDGAGTDRWASLLTTGDAVFGRLAWWPEVTGTDVRTPLLAALIRPYPKDGTAPAATRPASRPGHFADAGMTILRGPAEIWCRCDGGPHGFLSIAAHAHADALSVEVRHDGVDVLADPGTFCYHGQPEWRQYFRSTLGHNTLQLDGDDQSVSGGPFLWTRQARSRVLVADTSDASDGGTAHWCAEHDGYRRTDGAVHRRRVELTGASQELRVVDEVRGRHGPRRAVRLAFHLGPAIAADLTDDRAVLTWTRDGEDRSAVLDLPGQLSWRSHRGETDPPLGWYSPGFGRKEPATTLVGTGFADGSAPLGEFTTVLRFRGPGDE from the coding sequence ATGACTGTGAACTCGGGGAGTCCGGGCTGGTACCTGCGGCGCCTGTCCCGGATGGGGCCGCGGGAGGTCGGGGGCCGGGCGGCCGACGCGGTGCGCAGGCGGCGGTGGCGGTCGGAGCCGCCCAACTGCCCGAGCGTGACCGGCGCCCGGTTCACCGCGGTACTGCCCGCCGGGACGATCGCCGCGATACCTTCGGACGCCGCGAAACGCCTCGTCGCCGAGGCGGACCGGCTGATGGACGGCCACGCCGAGTTCTTCGGGGTGGCCCGCCACGACCTGACCGACCCGGACTGGTGGTCCGACCCGAAGACCGGGCGCCGGGCCCCGTGGGGCTACGCCTTCGACGTGCCGTACCGGAACGAGGACGCGGTCGGGGACATCAAGCAGATCTGGGAGCCGTCCCGGCATCAGTACCTCACCCAGCTCGCCGCCGCCTACGCGATCACCGGGAACGAGCGGTACGCCGAGCGCGTGGCCGAGCACCTGCGGTCGTGGTGGACGGCCAACCCACCGCTGCGCGGCGTGCACTGGATCAGCGGCATCGAGCTGGGCATCCGGCTGCTGTCCTGGGTGTGGATCCGCCGGCTGCTCGACGGCTGGCCGGGCGCGGCCGGTCTTTTCGAGGGCAACCCGGTGGCGCTGAACCAGATCTGGCACCACCAGCGCTGGCTGGCCGCCTTCCCCAGCCGGGGGTCTTCGGCGAACAACCACGTCGTCGCCGAGGCCGCCGGGCAGTTCGCGGCGGCTTGCGCGTTCGGGTGGTTCCCCTCCTCGGCGCGCTGGGGAGCCGAGGCGCTGCGATCCCTTGAGCGGCACCTGCGAAGCAACACCTTCCCCTCCGGCCTCAACCGCGAGCTGGCCACCGAGTACCACGGACTCGTGCTGGAACTCGGTCTGGCCGCGGTGGCCGAGGCGGACGCCGCCGACGTGCCGGTCCCCGCGACGGTCCGGCTGGTGCTGCTGCGGATGACCGACGCGCTCGCGGCCGTGGTGGACAACCGGCTACGGCCCCCACGCCAGGGGGACGCGGACGACGGGCACGGTCTGGTCGTGGACGGCGCGGGCACCGACCGCTGGGCCTCGCTGCTGACCACCGGGGACGCCGTGTTCGGCCGGCTCGCGTGGTGGCCGGAGGTGACCGGCACCGATGTGCGCACCCCGCTGCTGGCCGCGCTCATCCGTCCGTACCCGAAAGATGGAACGGCACCGGCCGCGACCCGTCCGGCAAGCCGGCCGGGCCACTTCGCCGACGCGGGCATGACGATCCTGCGCGGTCCGGCGGAGATCTGGTGCCGCTGCGACGGTGGTCCGCACGGCTTCTTGTCCATCGCCGCTCATGCCCACGCGGACGCGCTGTCCGTGGAGGTCCGGCACGACGGGGTCGACGTGCTCGCCGACCCGGGGACGTTCTGCTACCACGGGCAGCCCGAGTGGCGGCAGTACTTCCGCTCGACCCTCGGCCACAACACCCTGCAGCTGGACGGCGATGACCAGTCCGTCTCCGGCGGCCCGTTCCTGTGGACCCGGCAGGCCCGCAGCCGCGTCCTGGTCGCGGACACGTCCGACGCCTCCGACGGGGGGACGGCCCACTGGTGTGCCGAGCACGACGGTTACCGGCGCACCGACGGCGCGGTGCACCGCCGCCGGGTGGAACTGACGGGCGCCAGCCAGGAGTTGAGGGTCGTCGACGAGGTCCGCGGCCGACACGGACCGCGCCGTGCCGTGCGGCTGGCGTTCCACCTCGGCCCCGCGATCGCCGCGGACCTGACGGACGACCGGGCGGTGCTCACCTGGACCCGGGACGGCGAGGACCGTTCCGCGGTGCTCGACCTGCCCGGGCAGCTGAGCTGGCGGTCGCATCGCGGCGAGACCGACCCGCCGCTGGGCTGGTACTCCCCCGGCTTCGGGCGCAAGGAACCCGCCACGACGCTGGTCGGCACCGGCTTCGCCGACGGCTCCGCGCCGTTGGGGGAGTTCACCACTGTGCTCAGGTTCCGCGGCCCGGGGGACGAGTGA
- a CDS encoding glucose-1-phosphate cytidylyltransferase: MKVVLFCGGYGLRMRSGTSDDMPKPMAMVGPRPLIWHVMRYYAYFGHTEFILCLGYGAHHIKDFFLNYEETTSNDFVLRNGQTELLSTDIASWTITFVQTGIESPIGERLRRVRHHLDGDEMFLANYADVLTDAPLPEMIEKFAGRDAGASMMVVPPQSSFHCVDLGDDGLVGGITAVSDMPLWENGGYFVLRQEVFDHIPEGGDLVADGCAQLAKRGRLVAHQHRGFWKPTDTVKERAALDDAYARGDRPWAVWERDGAKASAGVRTA; the protein is encoded by the coding sequence ATGAAGGTCGTACTGTTCTGCGGCGGTTATGGGCTGCGTATGCGCAGCGGAACCTCCGACGACATGCCCAAGCCGATGGCGATGGTCGGCCCGCGGCCACTGATCTGGCACGTCATGCGCTACTACGCGTACTTCGGGCACACGGAGTTCATCCTGTGCCTCGGGTACGGGGCCCACCACATCAAGGACTTCTTCCTCAACTACGAGGAGACGACGTCCAACGACTTCGTGCTGCGCAACGGACAGACCGAGCTGCTGTCCACCGACATCGCCTCCTGGACGATCACGTTCGTGCAGACCGGCATCGAGTCGCCGATCGGGGAGCGGCTGCGCCGGGTGCGGCACCACCTGGACGGCGACGAGATGTTCCTCGCGAACTACGCCGACGTGCTCACCGACGCCCCGCTGCCGGAGATGATCGAAAAGTTCGCCGGGCGCGACGCCGGTGCGTCGATGATGGTGGTGCCGCCACAGTCCTCGTTCCACTGTGTGGACCTGGGCGACGACGGCCTGGTGGGGGGCATCACCGCGGTGAGCGACATGCCGCTGTGGGAGAACGGCGGCTACTTCGTGCTCCGCCAGGAGGTCTTCGACCACATCCCGGAGGGCGGGGACCTGGTCGCCGACGGATGCGCCCAACTGGCCAAGCGCGGACGGTTGGTGGCACACCAGCACCGCGGCTTCTGGAAGCCGACCGACACCGTGAAGGAGCGGGCCGCGCTCGACGACGCGTACGCCCGGGGCGACCGCCCGTGGGCCGTGTGGGAGCGGGACGGCGCGAAGGCGAGCGCCGGAGTGAGGACCGCATGA
- a CDS encoding bi-domain-containing oxidoreductase, whose amino-acid sequence MKQVVQNYKSGELAVLDVPVPGCKPGGVLVRTAYSLISTGTELMKVSEAGMSMLGKARSRPDQVAKVMQSVATNGVPATYRKVMGKLDSYTPLGYSLCGVVEQVGAGIDDVKAGDLVACAGNEHALHAELNWVPKNLYTPVPDGLAPRHAAFGTVGSIAMQGVRRGEPQLGEVALVIGLGLIGQLVVQLLAAAGVRVVGVDPDPVRCELAERLGADACGDPASTAVEAAVAELTGGHGVDQVYLAAGGGSNQPVELAARLCRDRGRVVDIGKCRLDLPWNAYYEKELDVRFSRSYGPGRYDPEYELEGRDYPIGYVRWTERRNLACFLDLLARGRVDVEPLVSHVADFDDAVETYQRLKDGDLKAVAVLFRYPGQKEEAGEAAAPTVAVPAVRRSGTASAPARSAKTPVRLAFVGAGNYATSMLLPHLAQRDGVELSTVVTTTALSAANAQRKFGFAEATTDLDAVLGDKSIDAVFVVTRHSSHAELTRRALLAGKTVFVEKPLALTEDELAGVLAAVEESGNDRLQVGFNRRFAPLLQEARKRFGARTGPASLRYLVNAGRLGHGSWYLQQGTEGSRFAGEGGHFIDTASWLLEADPVSVYAVATSGNEDLQIVLGYPDGSTATISYVTTGAAGFPKETLDLIADGKVLRLDDFVRASVYSDGTAGRKQWVSSRLPKARDKGQNAELAAFIKAVRTGGPMPVPLESLVATTSATLAVGTGLAGGAPVTLARAR is encoded by the coding sequence GTGAAACAGGTTGTTCAGAACTACAAGAGCGGCGAGCTGGCGGTGCTCGACGTGCCGGTGCCGGGGTGCAAGCCGGGCGGTGTCCTTGTCCGCACGGCCTACTCGCTCATATCCACCGGGACCGAGCTCATGAAGGTGTCCGAGGCCGGTATGTCGATGCTGGGCAAGGCCCGCTCCCGGCCGGACCAGGTGGCCAAGGTCATGCAGAGCGTGGCCACCAACGGGGTGCCCGCCACCTACCGCAAGGTGATGGGCAAGCTGGACTCCTACACGCCGCTGGGCTACTCGCTGTGCGGTGTGGTCGAGCAGGTCGGCGCCGGGATCGACGACGTGAAGGCCGGCGACCTCGTGGCCTGCGCCGGCAACGAGCACGCGCTGCACGCCGAGCTGAACTGGGTGCCGAAGAACCTCTACACCCCGGTGCCGGACGGCCTCGCGCCGCGGCACGCGGCCTTCGGCACCGTCGGGTCGATCGCGATGCAGGGCGTCCGCCGAGGCGAGCCGCAGCTCGGCGAGGTGGCCCTCGTCATCGGCCTCGGGCTGATCGGGCAGTTGGTGGTGCAGCTCCTCGCCGCCGCGGGGGTCCGCGTCGTCGGCGTCGACCCCGACCCGGTGCGCTGCGAGCTGGCCGAGCGCCTGGGCGCCGACGCCTGCGGTGATCCCGCGTCCACGGCCGTGGAGGCCGCCGTCGCCGAACTCACCGGCGGTCACGGCGTCGACCAGGTGTACCTGGCCGCCGGCGGCGGCAGCAACCAGCCCGTCGAGCTGGCCGCGCGGCTCTGCCGGGACCGCGGCCGGGTCGTCGACATCGGCAAGTGCCGCCTGGACCTGCCGTGGAACGCGTACTACGAGAAGGAGCTCGACGTCCGGTTCTCCCGCTCGTACGGCCCAGGGCGCTACGACCCGGAGTACGAGCTGGAGGGGCGCGACTACCCGATCGGCTATGTGCGCTGGACCGAGCGCCGCAACCTGGCGTGCTTCCTCGATCTCCTCGCCCGCGGCAGGGTCGACGTGGAGCCCCTGGTGTCCCACGTCGCCGACTTCGATGACGCCGTCGAGACGTACCAGCGCCTGAAGGACGGCGACCTGAAGGCCGTGGCCGTGCTGTTCCGGTACCCCGGGCAGAAGGAGGAGGCGGGGGAAGCGGCGGCCCCGACGGTGGCCGTACCCGCGGTGCGACGCAGCGGCACGGCGTCCGCCCCGGCCCGGTCCGCCAAGACGCCGGTGCGCCTCGCGTTCGTCGGCGCGGGAAACTACGCGACGTCGATGCTGCTGCCGCACCTGGCCCAGCGTGACGGCGTCGAGTTGTCGACCGTCGTCACCACCACGGCGCTGTCCGCGGCCAACGCGCAGCGGAAGTTCGGCTTCGCCGAGGCGACCACCGATCTCGACGCCGTGCTCGGCGACAAGTCCATCGACGCGGTGTTCGTGGTCACCCGGCACAGCTCGCACGCCGAACTGACCCGCAGAGCCCTCCTTGCCGGCAAGACGGTGTTCGTGGAGAAGCCCCTGGCCCTCACCGAGGACGAGCTGGCCGGCGTGCTCGCCGCGGTGGAGGAGTCCGGCAACGACCGGCTGCAGGTGGGCTTCAACCGCCGGTTCGCACCGCTGCTGCAGGAGGCCAGGAAGCGGTTCGGCGCCCGGACCGGTCCGGCGAGCCTCCGCTATCTGGTCAACGCGGGCCGGCTGGGGCACGGCAGCTGGTACCTCCAACAGGGCACCGAGGGCTCACGGTTCGCCGGTGAGGGCGGACACTTCATCGACACGGCGAGCTGGCTGCTCGAAGCGGACCCGGTCTCGGTCTACGCGGTCGCCACGTCCGGCAACGAGGACCTGCAGATAGTGCTGGGCTACCCGGACGGGTCCACCGCCACCATCAGTTACGTCACCACAGGCGCGGCCGGCTTCCCCAAGGAGACGCTGGACCTCATCGCGGACGGCAAGGTGCTGCGGCTCGACGACTTCGTCCGTGCCTCCGTGTATTCGGACGGCACAGCCGGCCGCAAGCAGTGGGTCAGCTCGCGGCTGCCCAAGGCCCGGGACAAGGGCCAGAACGCCGAGCTGGCCGCGTTCATCAAGGCCGTGCGGACCGGCGGGCCGATGCCGGTGCCGCTGGAGTCGCTGGTCGCCACCACGTCGGCCACCCTCGCCGTGGGGACCGGCCTGGCCGGCGGCGCGCCGGTGACGTTGGCGAGGGCGCGATGA
- a CDS encoding O-antigen ligase domain-containing protein, producing MGGELRHGGPPGGADTAGTRPGAEPRPAGTPRIVGIVWGLLILNTLGSAGAKTIVPLPRSLIQLVTMGALVAAFTLALAVNLRLRIRASSFVLLLTLLLVPSLISSLQLESGLGALFRCTRLALFIGTLWLLSRWWDGGLTFVRHHIRMYFAVLGSVAAGLVVSPGAALPELYGGRLVGALWPLTPPQIGQYAAVIIGLTVLLVLGRRTDRTGAAVVIVPSLVLLALTHTRTATLGLLIGLTLAIGSLVLTSAAARRFFTWTVLCAAVAAVGFGSALQAWFLRGQSQENFTSLTGRAKVWDALLAAPRTTSEQLFGAGLGDKSFGGLPIDNSWLAVYQEQGLTGVVLVAAIIIVLGVVALLRPPSLQRACAIFLISYCAIASYTEAGLGDASPYLLHLALAASLLAVPAAAAPLPTPEVPRRPVPRWARRSEVT from the coding sequence ATGGGCGGGGAGCTGCGGCACGGTGGGCCGCCGGGCGGAGCGGACACGGCGGGCACGCGGCCCGGCGCCGAACCGCGCCCCGCCGGCACACCGAGGATCGTCGGGATCGTCTGGGGGCTGCTGATCCTCAACACGCTCGGCTCCGCCGGGGCGAAGACCATCGTTCCGCTGCCCCGCTCCCTCATCCAACTGGTCACCATGGGCGCGCTGGTCGCCGCGTTCACACTGGCACTCGCGGTCAATCTCCGGCTGCGCATACGGGCCAGCTCCTTCGTGCTCCTGCTCACCCTGCTGCTGGTGCCGAGCCTCATCTCCAGCCTGCAGCTGGAGTCCGGGCTGGGCGCGCTGTTCCGCTGCACCCGGCTGGCTCTCTTCATCGGCACGCTGTGGCTGCTCAGCCGCTGGTGGGACGGCGGCCTGACGTTCGTACGGCACCACATCCGGATGTACTTCGCGGTGCTCGGGTCGGTGGCCGCCGGCCTGGTCGTGTCGCCGGGCGCGGCCCTGCCCGAGCTCTACGGCGGGCGCCTGGTCGGCGCGTTGTGGCCGCTCACCCCGCCGCAGATCGGCCAGTACGCCGCGGTGATCATCGGGCTCACCGTGCTGCTCGTACTGGGCCGCCGGACCGACAGGACAGGCGCGGCCGTGGTCATCGTGCCGTCACTCGTCCTGCTCGCGTTGACCCATACCCGGACGGCCACCCTCGGCCTGCTCATCGGGCTGACGCTGGCGATCGGCTCGCTCGTCCTGACCAGCGCCGCCGCCCGCCGGTTCTTCACCTGGACGGTGCTCTGCGCCGCGGTGGCCGCGGTGGGGTTCGGCTCCGCACTGCAGGCGTGGTTCCTGCGCGGACAGAGCCAGGAGAATTTCACCAGCCTCACCGGTCGGGCCAAGGTGTGGGACGCCCTGCTGGCAGCGCCCAGGACGACCTCGGAGCAGTTGTTCGGCGCGGGTCTTGGCGACAAGTCGTTCGGCGGGCTGCCGATCGACAACAGCTGGCTGGCCGTCTACCAGGAGCAGGGTCTGACCGGCGTCGTCCTGGTGGCGGCGATCATCATCGTGCTGGGTGTCGTCGCGTTGCTGCGGCCACCGTCGCTGCAGAGGGCCTGCGCGATCTTCCTGATCAGCTACTGCGCGATCGCGTCGTACACCGAGGCCGGGCTCGGCGACGCCTCGCCGTATCTGCTGCATCTGGCCCTGGCCGCCTCGCTCCTTGCGGTACCTGCCGCGGCCGCTCCCCTCCCGACGCCCGAAGTCCCTCGACGGCCCGTCCCGCGATGGGCCCGGAGATCGGAGGTGACCTGA
- a CDS encoding right-handed parallel beta-helix repeat-containing protein — protein MSVKRRHWAPAAAPLALALLTVTGCDGSQGAKAEPKAPASASAPSATRSVARVCAEPAAGPAKAPAGAVTVDPAVVGDLAAKTRSSPPKTTFWLRPGKHRLDPDRYAQVIPKKGNRYLGAPGAVLDGRKKNQYAFGGSAGNVTIRYLTVQRFVAPHDEGVVNHDSADGWVIEHATIQYNSAAGLMAGARQQVRASCLRDNGQYGMNAYKAGDSIRGLVVEGNEIVGNNTGDWERRKEGCGCTGGIKFWAVNGADVRGNWVHDNRGTGLWADTNNNDFRIENNVIEANDGAALIYETSYNAVIRNNTIRRNNWVEGRKGADGGDDFPYATVYLSESGGEPRIRARTDKIEVHGNLLENNWSGITLWENADRFCNSPANTSSGDCTLLVRNSDRCAQPGIAKPPLYADCRWKTQRVDIHDNRFVLDKSVVDCTTMCDRMAVLSNYGTYPDWSPYKGERVADAITRKQHNRWHDNVYLGPWKFVAHDPGRVLGFGEWQGRTYQQDTGSTLGPRAGG, from the coding sequence GTGAGCGTCAAGAGGCGGCACTGGGCGCCGGCGGCGGCACCGCTGGCACTGGCCCTGCTGACGGTGACCGGCTGCGACGGTTCGCAGGGCGCCAAGGCGGAGCCGAAGGCCCCGGCGTCCGCATCCGCCCCGTCCGCGACCCGATCGGTGGCCCGGGTGTGCGCCGAGCCCGCGGCCGGACCGGCGAAGGCGCCGGCGGGCGCGGTGACGGTGGACCCCGCGGTGGTCGGTGACCTGGCCGCGAAGACCAGGAGCAGCCCCCCGAAGACCACGTTCTGGCTTCGGCCGGGCAAGCACAGGCTCGATCCGGACCGCTACGCCCAGGTCATCCCCAAGAAGGGGAACCGCTATCTCGGCGCGCCGGGCGCGGTGCTCGACGGCCGGAAGAAGAACCAGTACGCGTTCGGCGGCAGTGCCGGCAACGTCACCATCCGCTACCTGACCGTGCAGCGTTTCGTCGCGCCGCACGACGAGGGCGTGGTCAACCATGACTCGGCCGACGGGTGGGTGATCGAGCACGCGACGATCCAGTACAACTCCGCCGCCGGGCTGATGGCCGGTGCCCGTCAGCAGGTCCGCGCCAGTTGCCTGCGCGACAACGGCCAGTACGGCATGAACGCGTACAAGGCCGGCGACTCCATCCGCGGCCTGGTGGTCGAGGGCAACGAGATCGTGGGCAACAACACCGGCGACTGGGAGCGGCGGAAGGAGGGCTGCGGCTGCACCGGAGGCATCAAGTTCTGGGCCGTCAACGGCGCCGACGTACGCGGCAACTGGGTGCACGACAACCGCGGAACGGGGTTGTGGGCGGACACGAACAACAACGACTTCCGCATCGAGAACAACGTGATCGAGGCCAACGACGGTGCCGCGCTGATCTACGAGACCAGCTACAACGCGGTGATCCGGAACAACACGATCCGGCGGAACAACTGGGTCGAGGGCCGCAAGGGGGCCGACGGCGGAGACGACTTCCCGTACGCGACCGTCTACCTGTCCGAGTCCGGCGGCGAACCACGGATCCGAGCCCGTACCGACAAGATCGAGGTCCACGGGAACCTGCTGGAGAACAACTGGTCCGGAATCACCCTGTGGGAGAACGCCGACCGGTTCTGCAACAGCCCGGCCAACACCTCGTCCGGTGACTGCACGTTGCTGGTGCGGAACTCCGACCGCTGCGCGCAGCCGGGCATCGCCAAGCCACCGCTCTACGCCGACTGCCGGTGGAAGACCCAGCGGGTGGACATCCACGACAACCGCTTCGTGCTGGACAAGTCCGTCGTCGACTGCACGACGATGTGCGACCGAATGGCGGTGCTGTCCAACTACGGCACCTATCCGGACTGGTCGCCGTACAAGGGCGAGCGGGTGGCCGACGCGATCACCCGCAAACAGCACAACCGCTGGCACGACAACGTCTACCTCGGACCGTGGAAGTTCGTCGCCCACGACCCGGGCCGGGTGCTCGGCTTCGGGGAGTGGCAGGGCAGGACCTACCAGCAGGACACGGGCAGCACCCTCGGCCCACGGGCCGGTGGTTGA